In Alosa sapidissima isolate fAloSap1 chromosome 11, fAloSap1.pri, whole genome shotgun sequence, a single window of DNA contains:
- the ppfibp2b gene encoding liprin-beta-2b isoform X7, with the protein MQLNCIVMASDASHMLEAALEQMDDIIAGSKAVAELSNGLYDLGSPVSSAPLQVLQLAEDLRLALELQACDGERETLRSQLPCATAHLLIDWLQKGSINLQSPPNNETCQERLARLEGDKQSLVLQVSVLTDQVEAQGEKIRDLECSLEEHHHKLVSTEEMLQQELLSRTSLETQKLDLMDEVSYLKLKLVGMEEEPQSPANGDDRQHKAESVVNLISELQEQMCKFQEEISTRIQEKRALEGQGNAGAREPHSQSPSLGLLGSPDPDDCCHCRGENAGRCAALVQELRLLKFKVDELEGEKSQYERKLKATKTEISELKQLLASKDSEIECLQSQLMARGMLGNDVTEREDVYRRKLKDKYQELQRLKIGMESLLAANDEKDRHIDELTTLLGQYRKMKDVMALSQVSNDKLLCGSSEEELSGSLKMRALTHKAHSDIMRSEMSSRGSSPLLVSPMCLQKDMDSSCRSFQMAMESTISPSSISYHNGQWQVDRPRLLSSSLEELQSGSVHKHVVGQPIEPVLQNQHADNNKYRTLPGKLSRRNAEQNGEREKYSSPLQLSPDESEDSQFNLRKTERADDSTLSDLSPLSSGRDSGQQSPVSPEHRKTQRGIKKLWGKIRRSQSGSLPAGEPESAEFRRGGMRATAGPRLANAGQAARDTNTPFSKWSPEQVCSWLEDSGLGQYAIQTRQWISSGQTLLSASTQDIEKEMGIKHPLHRKKLQLALRSFSSKLTEKSAELDHIWVTRWLDDIGLPQYKDQFNDARVDGQMLQYLTVNDLLFLKVTSQLHHLSIKCAIHVLHVNKFNSNCLKRRPGDEHNISPSEVVQWSNHRVMEWLRSVDLAEYAPNLRGSGVHGGLIILEPRFNSDTLAMLLNIPPQKTLLRRHLATNFGSLVGGRAQQEKREFMESPSYTPLTTTAKVRPRKLPFSNFSHLRRRKADEAADYICPLEAAQVPAPALVNGAHRPYSGFRGLSPILDRDPERRGEQALVTQGTIMQIEALSEGINNLTDSQEQIGAIGACPTVSTQGRFILECLLVHSLA; encoded by the exons GCTCTAAGGCTGTCGCAGAGCTGAGTAACGGCCTGTATGACCTGGGATCGCCAGTCAGCTCGGCTCCCCTGCAGGTGCTGCAGCTGGCTGAAGACCTGAGGCTGGCCCTGGAGCTGCAGGCCTGtgatggggagagggagacgCTGCGCTCACAGCTGCCCTGCGCCACAGCACACCTCCTCATCGACTGGCTACAGAAAGGCTCG ATAAACCTCCAGTCACCCCCCAACAATGAAACCTGTCAAGAGCGGCTGGCACGCTTAGAAGGGGATAAACAGTCTTTGGTTCTTCAG GTGAGTGTGCTCACGGACCAGGTGGAGGCACAGGGGGAGAAGATTCGGGACCTGGAGTGCTCACTTGAAGAGCACCACCACAAGCTTGTCTCCACTGAGGAAATGCTACAACAG gAGTTGCTGAGCCGGACTTCTTTGGAGACGCAGAAACTGGATCTCATGGATGAGGTTTCCTATCTGAAACTGAAGCTGGTGGGCATGGAGGAGGAACCGCAGAGCCCGGCCAACGGCGACGACAGGCAGCACAAAGCCGAG TCTGTGGTAAATCTGATTAGCGAGCTTCAGGAGCAGATGTGTAAGTTTCAGGAGGAGATCAGTACTCGCATCCAGGAGAAGCGGGCTCTGGAGGGCCAGGGGAATGCTGGCGCCCGTGAGCCCCACAGCCAGAGCCCCAGCCTTGGCCTGCTGGGCAGCCCTGACCCCGACGACTGCTGTCACTGTAGAGGAGAGAACGCTGGCCGCTGCGCT GCCCTGGTGCAGGAGCTGCGTCTGCTCAAGTTTAAAGTGGACGAGCTGGAGGGGGAGAAGAGCCAGTACGAGAGGAAGCTGAAGGCCACTAAG ACGGAGATTTCGGAGCTGAAGCAGCTCCTGGCCTCCAAGGACTCGGAGATCGAGTGCCTGCAGAGCCAGCTGATGGCCCGTGGAATGCTGGGCAACGACGTCACGGAGAGAG aGGATGTGTACAGGAGAAAGCTGAAAGACAAAT ATCAAGAGCTCCAGCGTCTGAAAATAGGAATGGAATCCCTGTTAGCTGCCAATGACGAGAAG GACCGCCATATTGACGAGCTCACCACTCTCTTGGGTCAGTACCGCAAGATGAAGGATGTGATGGCCCTCTCACAAG TGTCCAATGACAAGCTGCTGTGTGGGAGCAGCGAGGAGGAGCTGAGTGGGAGTCTGAAGATGAGGGCCCTGACGCACAAAGCTCACTCGGACATCATGAGATCGGAG atGTCCTCCAGAGGCTCGTCTCCCCTGCTGGTCTCTCCCATGTGCCTCCAGAAGGACATGGACTCCAG CTGCCGTAGCTTCCAGATGGCCATGGAATCCACAATATCACCTAGCAGCATTAGCTACCACAACGGACAGTGGCAAGTCGATCG GCCACGGCTCCTGTCCTCCAGTCTGGAAGAGCTGCAGAGCGGATCTGTACACAAG CATGTTGTGGGGCAGCCAATAGAACCTGTTCTGCAG AACCAGCATGCAGATAATAACAAATACCGGACTCTGCCGGGCAAGCTGTCCAGACGGAATGCAGaacagaatggagagagagagaagtactcTTCACCTCTGCAGCTGTCCCCGGACGAGAGTGAGGACAGCCAGTTCAACCTCA gaaagacagagagggcgGATGACTCAACGCTGTCTGACCTCTCCCCCCTGTCATCTGGAAGGGACTCGGGCCAGCAGTCGCCTGTCTCCCCAGAACACAGGAAAACACAGAGGGGCATCAAGAAGCTGTGGGGGAA GATCCGCAGGTCGCAGTCGGGAAGCCTGCCCGCGGGCGAGCCCGAGTCGGCCGAGTTCCGCAGAGGAGGCATGAGAGCCACGGCTGGTCCGCGACTGGCCAACGCAGGACAGGCGGCACG CGACACGAACACGCCATTCTCCAAGTGGAGCCCGGAGCAGGTGTGCAGCTGGCTGGAGGACTCCGGTCTCGGGCAGTACGCCATCCAGACCCGCCAGTGGATCAGCAGTGGGCAGACGCTCCTGTCCGCCAGCACACAGGACATCGAGAAG GAGATGGGGATTAAGCATCCTCTGCACAGGAAGAAGTTGCAGTTGGCCCTGCGCTCCTTCAGTAGCAAACTCACCGAGAAGTCTGCCGAGCTGGATCACATCTGGGTCACAC GATGGCTGGATGATATTGGATTACCTCAGTACAAGGACCAGTTCAATGACGCGAGGGTAGATGGCCAAATGCTGCAGTATTTGACAGTg AATGATCTGCTGTTCTTGAAAGTTACAAGTCAGCTCCATCACCTCAGCATCAAGTGTGCCATCCATGTGCTCCACGTCAACAAGTTCAACTCCAACTGCCTGAAGCGCAGGCCTGGGGATGAG CATAACATCTCACCCTCTGAAGTGGTGCAGTGGTCCAACCACCGTGTAATGGAGTGGCTGCGCTCAGTGGACCTGGCTGAGTATGCGCCCAACCTGAGGGGCAGTGGAGTCCACGGGGGCCTCATA ATCCTGGAACCGCGCTTCAACTCGGACACGTTGGCCATGCTCCTGAACATCCCGCCCCAGAAGACGCTCCTGCGCCGGCACCTGGCCACCAACTTCGGCTCGCTGGTGGGAGGGCGGGCCCAGCAGGAGAAGAGGGAGTTCATGGAGTCGCCCAGCTACACCCCGCTCACCACCACTGCCAAAGTGCGG CCGAGGAAGCTGCCTTTCTCCAACTTCAGCCATCTGCGGAGGCGGAAGGCAGACGAGGCGGCGGACTACATCTGCCCCCTGGAGGCGGCCCAAGTGCCGGCCCCGGCCCTGGTCAACGGCGCCCACCGGCCCTACAGTGGCTTCCGGGGCCTCAGCCCCATCCTCGACAGGGACCCCGAGAGGCGGGGGGAGCAG GCGCTGGTGACCCAGGGAACCATTATGCAGATAGAAGCTCTGTCAGAGGGAATAAACAACCTGACA gATTCTCAGGAGCAGATTGGGGCCATTGGAGCTTGCCCTACTGTCAGCACTCAGGGCAGATTTATACTG GAGTGCCTGCTTGTACACAGCCTGGCCTGA
- the ppfibp2b gene encoding liprin-beta-2b isoform X4, with protein sequence MQLNCIVMASDASHMLEAALEQMDDIIAGSKAVAELSNGLYDLGSPVSSAPLQVLQLAEDLRLALELQACDGERETLRSQLPCATAHLLIDWLQKGSINLQSPPNNETCQERLARLEGDKQSLVLQVSVLTDQVEAQGEKIRDLECSLEEHHHKLVSTEEMLQQELLSRTSLETQKLDLMDEVSYLKLKLVGMEEEPQSPANGDDRQHKAESVVNLISELQEQMCKFQEEISTRIQEKRALEGQGNAGAREPHSQSPSLGLLGSPDPDDCCHCRGENAGRCAALVQELRLLKFKVDELEGEKSQYERKLKATKTEISELKQLLASKDSEIECLQSQLMARGMLGNDVTEREDVYRRKLKDKYQELQRLKIGMESLLAANDEKDRHIDELTTLLGQYRKMKDVMALSQVSNDKLLCGSSEEELSGSLKMRALTHKAHSDIMRSEMSSRGSSPLLVSPMCLQKDMDSSCRSFQMAMESTISPSSISYHNGQWQVDRPRLLSSSLEELQSGSVHKNQHADNNKYRTLPGKLSRRNAEQNGEREKYSSPLQLSPDESEDSQFNLSSRGRLDLFGAGKTERADDSTLSDLSPLSSGRDSGQQSPVSPEHRKTQRGIKKLWGKIRRSQSGSLPAGEPESAEFRRGGMRATAGPRLANAGQAARDTNTPFSKWSPEQVCSWLEDSGLGQYAIQTRQWISSGQTLLSASTQDIEKEMGIKHPLHRKKLQLALRSFSSKLTEKSAELDHIWVTRWLDDIGLPQYKDQFNDARVDGQMLQYLTVNDLLFLKVTSQLHHLSIKCAIHVLHVNKFNSNCLKRRPGDEHNISPSEVVQWSNHRVMEWLRSVDLAEYAPNLRGSGVHGGLIILEPRFNSDTLAMLLNIPPQKTLLRRHLATNFGSLVGGRAQQEKREFMESPSYTPLTTTAKVRPRKLPFSNFSHLRRRKADEAADYICPLEAAQVPAPALVNGAHRPYSGFRGLSPILDRDPERRGEQALVTQGTIMQIEALSEGINNLTVSIVYSMHITAHTDIWTLMHIAICTNELQLTNQVTLPVCMMNYPFYFSGGPVHFK encoded by the exons GCTCTAAGGCTGTCGCAGAGCTGAGTAACGGCCTGTATGACCTGGGATCGCCAGTCAGCTCGGCTCCCCTGCAGGTGCTGCAGCTGGCTGAAGACCTGAGGCTGGCCCTGGAGCTGCAGGCCTGtgatggggagagggagacgCTGCGCTCACAGCTGCCCTGCGCCACAGCACACCTCCTCATCGACTGGCTACAGAAAGGCTCG ATAAACCTCCAGTCACCCCCCAACAATGAAACCTGTCAAGAGCGGCTGGCACGCTTAGAAGGGGATAAACAGTCTTTGGTTCTTCAG GTGAGTGTGCTCACGGACCAGGTGGAGGCACAGGGGGAGAAGATTCGGGACCTGGAGTGCTCACTTGAAGAGCACCACCACAAGCTTGTCTCCACTGAGGAAATGCTACAACAG gAGTTGCTGAGCCGGACTTCTTTGGAGACGCAGAAACTGGATCTCATGGATGAGGTTTCCTATCTGAAACTGAAGCTGGTGGGCATGGAGGAGGAACCGCAGAGCCCGGCCAACGGCGACGACAGGCAGCACAAAGCCGAG TCTGTGGTAAATCTGATTAGCGAGCTTCAGGAGCAGATGTGTAAGTTTCAGGAGGAGATCAGTACTCGCATCCAGGAGAAGCGGGCTCTGGAGGGCCAGGGGAATGCTGGCGCCCGTGAGCCCCACAGCCAGAGCCCCAGCCTTGGCCTGCTGGGCAGCCCTGACCCCGACGACTGCTGTCACTGTAGAGGAGAGAACGCTGGCCGCTGCGCT GCCCTGGTGCAGGAGCTGCGTCTGCTCAAGTTTAAAGTGGACGAGCTGGAGGGGGAGAAGAGCCAGTACGAGAGGAAGCTGAAGGCCACTAAG ACGGAGATTTCGGAGCTGAAGCAGCTCCTGGCCTCCAAGGACTCGGAGATCGAGTGCCTGCAGAGCCAGCTGATGGCCCGTGGAATGCTGGGCAACGACGTCACGGAGAGAG aGGATGTGTACAGGAGAAAGCTGAAAGACAAAT ATCAAGAGCTCCAGCGTCTGAAAATAGGAATGGAATCCCTGTTAGCTGCCAATGACGAGAAG GACCGCCATATTGACGAGCTCACCACTCTCTTGGGTCAGTACCGCAAGATGAAGGATGTGATGGCCCTCTCACAAG TGTCCAATGACAAGCTGCTGTGTGGGAGCAGCGAGGAGGAGCTGAGTGGGAGTCTGAAGATGAGGGCCCTGACGCACAAAGCTCACTCGGACATCATGAGATCGGAG atGTCCTCCAGAGGCTCGTCTCCCCTGCTGGTCTCTCCCATGTGCCTCCAGAAGGACATGGACTCCAG CTGCCGTAGCTTCCAGATGGCCATGGAATCCACAATATCACCTAGCAGCATTAGCTACCACAACGGACAGTGGCAAGTCGATCG GCCACGGCTCCTGTCCTCCAGTCTGGAAGAGCTGCAGAGCGGATCTGTACACAAG AACCAGCATGCAGATAATAACAAATACCGGACTCTGCCGGGCAAGCTGTCCAGACGGAATGCAGaacagaatggagagagagagaagtactcTTCACCTCTGCAGCTGTCCCCGGACGAGAGTGAGGACAGCCAGTTCAACCTCA GCTCAAGGGGAAGGCTTGATCTTTTCGGAGCCG gaaagacagagagggcgGATGACTCAACGCTGTCTGACCTCTCCCCCCTGTCATCTGGAAGGGACTCGGGCCAGCAGTCGCCTGTCTCCCCAGAACACAGGAAAACACAGAGGGGCATCAAGAAGCTGTGGGGGAA GATCCGCAGGTCGCAGTCGGGAAGCCTGCCCGCGGGCGAGCCCGAGTCGGCCGAGTTCCGCAGAGGAGGCATGAGAGCCACGGCTGGTCCGCGACTGGCCAACGCAGGACAGGCGGCACG CGACACGAACACGCCATTCTCCAAGTGGAGCCCGGAGCAGGTGTGCAGCTGGCTGGAGGACTCCGGTCTCGGGCAGTACGCCATCCAGACCCGCCAGTGGATCAGCAGTGGGCAGACGCTCCTGTCCGCCAGCACACAGGACATCGAGAAG GAGATGGGGATTAAGCATCCTCTGCACAGGAAGAAGTTGCAGTTGGCCCTGCGCTCCTTCAGTAGCAAACTCACCGAGAAGTCTGCCGAGCTGGATCACATCTGGGTCACAC GATGGCTGGATGATATTGGATTACCTCAGTACAAGGACCAGTTCAATGACGCGAGGGTAGATGGCCAAATGCTGCAGTATTTGACAGTg AATGATCTGCTGTTCTTGAAAGTTACAAGTCAGCTCCATCACCTCAGCATCAAGTGTGCCATCCATGTGCTCCACGTCAACAAGTTCAACTCCAACTGCCTGAAGCGCAGGCCTGGGGATGAG CATAACATCTCACCCTCTGAAGTGGTGCAGTGGTCCAACCACCGTGTAATGGAGTGGCTGCGCTCAGTGGACCTGGCTGAGTATGCGCCCAACCTGAGGGGCAGTGGAGTCCACGGGGGCCTCATA ATCCTGGAACCGCGCTTCAACTCGGACACGTTGGCCATGCTCCTGAACATCCCGCCCCAGAAGACGCTCCTGCGCCGGCACCTGGCCACCAACTTCGGCTCGCTGGTGGGAGGGCGGGCCCAGCAGGAGAAGAGGGAGTTCATGGAGTCGCCCAGCTACACCCCGCTCACCACCACTGCCAAAGTGCGG CCGAGGAAGCTGCCTTTCTCCAACTTCAGCCATCTGCGGAGGCGGAAGGCAGACGAGGCGGCGGACTACATCTGCCCCCTGGAGGCGGCCCAAGTGCCGGCCCCGGCCCTGGTCAACGGCGCCCACCGGCCCTACAGTGGCTTCCGGGGCCTCAGCCCCATCCTCGACAGGGACCCCGAGAGGCGGGGGGAGCAG GCGCTGGTGACCCAGGGAACCATTATGCAGATAGAAGCTCTGTCAGAGGGAATAAACAACCTGACAGTGAGTATCGTCTATTCAATGCATATCACTGCACATACGGATATATGGACTTTGATGCACATTGCAATCTGTACTAATGAACTACAATTAACTAATCAGGTAACACTTCCTGTGTGTATGATGAATTAtcctttttatttctctggagGTCCTGTGCATTTCAAGTAA
- the ppfibp2b gene encoding liprin-beta-2b isoform X8 has product MQLNCIVMASDASHMLEAALEQMDDIIAGSKAVAELSNGLYDLGSPVSSAPLQVLQLAEDLRLALELQACDGERETLRSQLPCATAHLLIDWLQKGSINLQSPPNNETCQERLARLEGDKQSLVLQVSVLTDQVEAQGEKIRDLECSLEEHHHKLVSTEEMLQQELLSRTSLETQKLDLMDEVSYLKLKLVGMEEEPQSPANGDDRQHKAESVVNLISELQEQMCKFQEEISTRIQEKRALEGQGNAGAREPHSQSPSLGLLGSPDPDDCCHCRGENAGRCAALVQELRLLKFKVDELEGEKSQYERKLKATKTEISELKQLLASKDSEIECLQSQLMARGMLGNDVTEREDVYRRKLKDKYQELQRLKIGMESLLAANDEKDRHIDELTTLLGQYRKMKDVMALSQVSNDKLLCGSSEEELSGSLKMRALTHKAHSDIMRSEMSSRGSSPLLVSPMCLQKDMDSSCRSFQMAMESTISPSSISYHNGQWQVDRPRLLSSSLEELQSGSVHKHVVGQPIEPVLQNQHADNNKYRTLPGKLSRRNAEQNGEREKYSSPLQLSPDESEDSQFNLSSRGRLDLFGAGKTERADDSTLSDLSPLSSGRDSGQQSPVSPEHRKTQRGIKKLWGKIRRSQSGSLPAGEPESAEFRRGGMRATAGPRLANAGQAARDTNTPFSKWSPEQVCSWLEDSGLGQYAIQTRQWISSGQTLLSASTQDIEKEMGIKHPLHRKKLQLALRSFSSKLTEKSAELDHIWVTRWLDDIGLPQYKDQFNDARVDGQMLQYLTVNDLLFLKVTSQLHHLSIKCAIHVLHVNKFNSNCLKRRPGDEHNISPSEVVQWSNHRVMEWLRSVDLAEYAPNLRGSGVHGGLIILEPRFNSDTLAMLLNIPPQKTLLRRHLATNFGSLVGGRAQQEKREFMESPSYTPLTTTAKVRPRKLPFSNFSHLRRRKADEAADYICPLEAAQVPAPALVNGAHRPYSGFRGLSPILDRDPERRGEQALVTQGTIMQIEALSEGINNLTYLLSRDELLRGMRRSQTAIV; this is encoded by the exons GCTCTAAGGCTGTCGCAGAGCTGAGTAACGGCCTGTATGACCTGGGATCGCCAGTCAGCTCGGCTCCCCTGCAGGTGCTGCAGCTGGCTGAAGACCTGAGGCTGGCCCTGGAGCTGCAGGCCTGtgatggggagagggagacgCTGCGCTCACAGCTGCCCTGCGCCACAGCACACCTCCTCATCGACTGGCTACAGAAAGGCTCG ATAAACCTCCAGTCACCCCCCAACAATGAAACCTGTCAAGAGCGGCTGGCACGCTTAGAAGGGGATAAACAGTCTTTGGTTCTTCAG GTGAGTGTGCTCACGGACCAGGTGGAGGCACAGGGGGAGAAGATTCGGGACCTGGAGTGCTCACTTGAAGAGCACCACCACAAGCTTGTCTCCACTGAGGAAATGCTACAACAG gAGTTGCTGAGCCGGACTTCTTTGGAGACGCAGAAACTGGATCTCATGGATGAGGTTTCCTATCTGAAACTGAAGCTGGTGGGCATGGAGGAGGAACCGCAGAGCCCGGCCAACGGCGACGACAGGCAGCACAAAGCCGAG TCTGTGGTAAATCTGATTAGCGAGCTTCAGGAGCAGATGTGTAAGTTTCAGGAGGAGATCAGTACTCGCATCCAGGAGAAGCGGGCTCTGGAGGGCCAGGGGAATGCTGGCGCCCGTGAGCCCCACAGCCAGAGCCCCAGCCTTGGCCTGCTGGGCAGCCCTGACCCCGACGACTGCTGTCACTGTAGAGGAGAGAACGCTGGCCGCTGCGCT GCCCTGGTGCAGGAGCTGCGTCTGCTCAAGTTTAAAGTGGACGAGCTGGAGGGGGAGAAGAGCCAGTACGAGAGGAAGCTGAAGGCCACTAAG ACGGAGATTTCGGAGCTGAAGCAGCTCCTGGCCTCCAAGGACTCGGAGATCGAGTGCCTGCAGAGCCAGCTGATGGCCCGTGGAATGCTGGGCAACGACGTCACGGAGAGAG aGGATGTGTACAGGAGAAAGCTGAAAGACAAAT ATCAAGAGCTCCAGCGTCTGAAAATAGGAATGGAATCCCTGTTAGCTGCCAATGACGAGAAG GACCGCCATATTGACGAGCTCACCACTCTCTTGGGTCAGTACCGCAAGATGAAGGATGTGATGGCCCTCTCACAAG TGTCCAATGACAAGCTGCTGTGTGGGAGCAGCGAGGAGGAGCTGAGTGGGAGTCTGAAGATGAGGGCCCTGACGCACAAAGCTCACTCGGACATCATGAGATCGGAG atGTCCTCCAGAGGCTCGTCTCCCCTGCTGGTCTCTCCCATGTGCCTCCAGAAGGACATGGACTCCAG CTGCCGTAGCTTCCAGATGGCCATGGAATCCACAATATCACCTAGCAGCATTAGCTACCACAACGGACAGTGGCAAGTCGATCG GCCACGGCTCCTGTCCTCCAGTCTGGAAGAGCTGCAGAGCGGATCTGTACACAAG CATGTTGTGGGGCAGCCAATAGAACCTGTTCTGCAG AACCAGCATGCAGATAATAACAAATACCGGACTCTGCCGGGCAAGCTGTCCAGACGGAATGCAGaacagaatggagagagagagaagtactcTTCACCTCTGCAGCTGTCCCCGGACGAGAGTGAGGACAGCCAGTTCAACCTCA GCTCAAGGGGAAGGCTTGATCTTTTCGGAGCCG gaaagacagagagggcgGATGACTCAACGCTGTCTGACCTCTCCCCCCTGTCATCTGGAAGGGACTCGGGCCAGCAGTCGCCTGTCTCCCCAGAACACAGGAAAACACAGAGGGGCATCAAGAAGCTGTGGGGGAA GATCCGCAGGTCGCAGTCGGGAAGCCTGCCCGCGGGCGAGCCCGAGTCGGCCGAGTTCCGCAGAGGAGGCATGAGAGCCACGGCTGGTCCGCGACTGGCCAACGCAGGACAGGCGGCACG CGACACGAACACGCCATTCTCCAAGTGGAGCCCGGAGCAGGTGTGCAGCTGGCTGGAGGACTCCGGTCTCGGGCAGTACGCCATCCAGACCCGCCAGTGGATCAGCAGTGGGCAGACGCTCCTGTCCGCCAGCACACAGGACATCGAGAAG GAGATGGGGATTAAGCATCCTCTGCACAGGAAGAAGTTGCAGTTGGCCCTGCGCTCCTTCAGTAGCAAACTCACCGAGAAGTCTGCCGAGCTGGATCACATCTGGGTCACAC GATGGCTGGATGATATTGGATTACCTCAGTACAAGGACCAGTTCAATGACGCGAGGGTAGATGGCCAAATGCTGCAGTATTTGACAGTg AATGATCTGCTGTTCTTGAAAGTTACAAGTCAGCTCCATCACCTCAGCATCAAGTGTGCCATCCATGTGCTCCACGTCAACAAGTTCAACTCCAACTGCCTGAAGCGCAGGCCTGGGGATGAG CATAACATCTCACCCTCTGAAGTGGTGCAGTGGTCCAACCACCGTGTAATGGAGTGGCTGCGCTCAGTGGACCTGGCTGAGTATGCGCCCAACCTGAGGGGCAGTGGAGTCCACGGGGGCCTCATA ATCCTGGAACCGCGCTTCAACTCGGACACGTTGGCCATGCTCCTGAACATCCCGCCCCAGAAGACGCTCCTGCGCCGGCACCTGGCCACCAACTTCGGCTCGCTGGTGGGAGGGCGGGCCCAGCAGGAGAAGAGGGAGTTCATGGAGTCGCCCAGCTACACCCCGCTCACCACCACTGCCAAAGTGCGG CCGAGGAAGCTGCCTTTCTCCAACTTCAGCCATCTGCGGAGGCGGAAGGCAGACGAGGCGGCGGACTACATCTGCCCCCTGGAGGCGGCCCAAGTGCCGGCCCCGGCCCTGGTCAACGGCGCCCACCGGCCCTACAGTGGCTTCCGGGGCCTCAGCCCCATCCTCGACAGGGACCCCGAGAGGCGGGGGGAGCAG GCGCTGGTGACCCAGGGAACCATTATGCAGATAGAAGCTCTGTCAGAGGGAATAAACAACCTGACA TACTTGTTAAGCCGCGACGAGCTACTGCGAGGGATGCGCCGGAGCCAGACGGCTATAGTGTGA